In uncultured Cohaesibacter sp., a genomic segment contains:
- a CDS encoding methyltransferase domain-containing protein, whose protein sequence is MFLDVLDLRNFYAQPLGRVTAHHVNQRIRTLWPNVKGLSVLGVGYAPPYIRSMRASAERTLAFMPSRQGAVCWPSAGASLTALVESNELPLPDASIDRIVLVHMLELVDNPAEHLREIWRVLTPGGRLMIVAPNRRGVWARLEHSPFAYGRPFSKRQLIHLLRDTMFTPTQWNDGLYFAPFKRQRFLGSAQLWERIGAQCWPAFSGVLIVEATKLLAQGLVSKEVNMAKTSFRPIFLPVPNLPAAGGHFPTLNAFSSPEHDI, encoded by the coding sequence ATGTTTCTTGATGTTCTAGACTTGAGAAATTTCTACGCCCAGCCGTTGGGGCGCGTCACTGCGCATCACGTCAACCAGCGGATCCGGACGCTCTGGCCGAACGTTAAGGGGCTGAGTGTGTTAGGGGTCGGTTATGCGCCGCCCTATATCCGCAGCATGCGCGCCAGCGCCGAGCGGACGTTGGCCTTCATGCCATCGCGGCAGGGCGCTGTCTGTTGGCCCTCCGCCGGGGCGTCGCTGACGGCACTGGTGGAAAGCAACGAACTGCCACTGCCGGATGCCAGTATCGATCGGATCGTGCTGGTGCACATGCTGGAGCTGGTGGACAATCCGGCCGAGCATCTGCGCGAGATCTGGCGGGTGTTGACGCCCGGTGGCCGACTGATGATCGTGGCGCCCAATCGTCGCGGGGTCTGGGCTCGGCTGGAGCATTCGCCGTTTGCCTATGGGCGCCCCTTCTCCAAGCGGCAGTTGATCCATCTGTTGCGCGATACGATGTTCACGCCAACGCAATGGAATGACGGTCTCTATTTTGCGCCCTTCAAGCGCCAGCGTTTTCTGGGGTCGGCGCAGCTTTGGGAGCGGATCGGTGCCCAATGTTGGCCAGCCTTTTCCGGCGTGCTGATTGTCGAGGCGACGAAGCTTCTGGCGCAGGGGCTGGTAAGCAAGGAGGTCAACATGGCCAAGACCAGCTTCCGGCCCATTTTCCTGCCGGTGCCGAACCTGCCTGCGGCGGGGGGACATTTCCCCACGCTCAATGCCTTTTCATCGCCCGAGCACGATATCTGA
- a CDS encoding aldehyde dehydrogenase family protein yields MSSSLAAEAKTLLDAMGVDTAKLAGSITVTSPIDGSVIGSVAEQTAEDMNKAVDAAHEAFLKWRTVPAPVRGELVRLLGVELRKHKEALGRLVSIEAGKILSEGLGEVQEMIDICDFAVGQSRMLYGKTIASERPGHRMMETWHPMGVCGVISAFNFPVAVWSWNTCLALVCGDSVIWKPSEKTPLTALACEAILKSVTDSFEAAPANLSQVIIGGPATGEALVDNPLVPIISATGSTRMGKAVGPRVAARFGRSILELGGNNAMVVAPSADLDMAVRAICFSAVGTAGQRCTSLRRLIVHESVVDKLVPQLKKAYGSLPVGTPLEAGTLVGPLIDEAAFTMMQDALSKAKAQGGSVTGGERVAVDGFDGGFYVRPAIAEMPGQSDVVKTETFAPILYVMTYKTFEEAIQLHNEVPQGLSSCIFTLNMREAELFMSAAGSDCGICNVNIGPSGAEIGGAFGGEKETGGGRESGSDAWKGYMRRATNTVNYSTALPLAQGVSFDV; encoded by the coding sequence ATGAGTTCATCTCTTGCTGCAGAAGCAAAAACCCTGCTTGACGCCATGGGCGTCGATACCGCCAAACTTGCCGGTTCCATCACGGTCACCAGTCCCATCGACGGGTCGGTCATCGGCTCCGTTGCCGAACAGACCGCCGAAGACATGAACAAGGCCGTTGATGCCGCCCATGAGGCTTTCCTCAAATGGCGCACGGTTCCGGCGCCGGTTCGTGGCGAACTGGTGCGCCTGTTGGGTGTCGAGCTGCGCAAGCACAAGGAAGCCCTTGGCCGGCTGGTTTCCATCGAAGCCGGCAAAATCCTCTCCGAAGGCCTTGGCGAAGTGCAGGAAATGATCGACATCTGCGATTTCGCCGTTGGCCAGTCCCGCATGCTTTATGGCAAGACCATCGCGTCTGAACGCCCCGGCCACCGGATGATGGAAACTTGGCACCCGATGGGCGTCTGCGGCGTCATCTCCGCCTTCAACTTCCCGGTTGCCGTCTGGTCGTGGAACACCTGTCTGGCCCTTGTCTGCGGTGACAGCGTGATCTGGAAGCCATCCGAGAAAACCCCGCTGACGGCCCTCGCTTGCGAAGCAATCCTGAAGAGCGTCACCGACAGCTTCGAGGCAGCTCCTGCCAACCTCAGCCAGGTCATTATTGGTGGTCCGGCCACAGGTGAAGCTCTGGTTGACAATCCGCTCGTGCCGATCATCTCGGCCACCGGCTCCACCCGCATGGGCAAGGCTGTCGGTCCACGTGTTGCGGCCCGTTTCGGTCGCTCCATTCTGGAACTGGGTGGCAACAACGCCATGGTCGTGGCGCCAAGCGCCGATCTCGACATGGCCGTTCGCGCCATCTGCTTCTCTGCTGTTGGCACCGCCGGTCAGCGCTGCACCTCGCTGCGCCGTCTCATCGTTCACGAGAGCGTTGTCGACAAGCTGGTACCGCAGCTGAAAAAAGCCTATGGCTCCCTGCCTGTCGGCACCCCGCTGGAAGCTGGTACGCTGGTTGGCCCGCTGATCGATGAAGCCGCTTTCACGATGATGCAGGATGCCCTCTCCAAGGCCAAGGCACAGGGCGGCTCCGTCACCGGCGGCGAACGCGTGGCAGTCGACGGCTTTGATGGCGGCTTCTATGTCCGTCCGGCCATTGCCGAGATGCCGGGTCAGAGCGACGTGGTCAAGACCGAAACTTTTGCCCCGATCCTCTATGTCATGACCTACAAGACCTTCGAGGAAGCCATCCAGCTGCACAACGAAGTGCCGCAAGGCCTGTCTTCCTGCATCTTCACGCTGAATATGCGCGAGGCCGAACTGTTCATGAGCGCAGCCGGCTCCGACTGTGGCATCTGCAACGTCAACATCGGCCCGTCAGGTGCTGAAATCGGCGGTGCCTTCGGCGGCGAAAAGGAAACCGGCGGTGGCCGCGAATCCGGCTCCGACGCTTGGAAGGGCTACATGCGCCGTGCAACCAACACCGTCAACTATTCCACGGCCCTGCCGCTGGCGCAGGGTGTTTCCTTCGATGTCTGA
- a CDS encoding chorismate mutase — MTKAPIESKEKDEPTLDELRQRIDRIDESIHRHLIERSEIVQALIAVKRTHKPGAAFRPGREMDMMRRLVGRHRGILPITTVEHLWREIIATFTHMQAPYDVIVEPGVALRDVARFYFGFTVGFKDASDSAGVIEQVRQADGSALGLIHNHADAKSAWWVNLSEDGVQVIGRLPVIKQPGRPVDLDAFVLSMPLMDTTVPDMRLVAICAPHEEGIDTAVAAMGGQMISTVMQEGHCECLIAVPFSVADVEVEKLTRLPHNPMVIRGIVGGYWSPIALASAK, encoded by the coding sequence ATGACCAAAGCCCCGATTGAGAGCAAGGAGAAGGACGAACCGACCCTGGACGAACTGCGGCAGCGCATTGACCGCATCGACGAGTCCATCCACCGGCATCTCATCGAGCGGAGTGAGATCGTTCAGGCTCTCATTGCCGTCAAACGGACGCACAAGCCCGGGGCAGCCTTTCGGCCTGGACGGGAAATGGACATGATGCGGCGGCTCGTTGGCCGCCATCGCGGCATTCTGCCGATTACCACCGTGGAGCATCTCTGGCGCGAGATCATCGCGACCTTCACCCATATGCAGGCCCCCTATGACGTGATCGTCGAACCGGGCGTCGCGCTGCGCGATGTGGCCCGTTTCTATTTCGGTTTTACGGTCGGCTTCAAGGATGCCAGTGACAGCGCCGGTGTCATCGAGCAGGTGCGACAGGCAGATGGATCGGCGCTCGGCCTCATCCATAACCATGCGGACGCCAAGAGCGCCTGGTGGGTCAATCTGTCCGAGGACGGGGTGCAGGTCATCGGGCGTCTGCCGGTGATCAAGCAGCCGGGGCGCCCGGTTGATCTGGATGCGTTCGTGCTGTCGATGCCGCTGATGGATACCACGGTTCCGGACATGCGCCTTGTCGCCATCTGCGCTCCGCATGAAGAGGGCATCGATACGGCGGTAGCTGCCATGGGCGGTCAGATGATCTCAACGGTCATGCAGGAGGGGCATTGTGAATGCCTCATCGCCGTTCCCTTCTCGGTGGCCGACGTCGAGGTCGAAAAGCTGACGCGCCTGCCGCATAACCCGATGGTCATTCGCGGCATTGTCGGTGGCTACTGGTCGCCCATTGCCCTGGCGTCAGCCAAATAG
- a CDS encoding EamA family transporter translates to MSPRLIATLIGFSAILMWSLLAVFTVWSGTVPPFQLTALSFVVGGLVGLLSWIRRPGAIRALRQPWPVWCLGVLGIFGYHAAYYFALRMAPPVEAGLVNYLWPLLIVVFSSFLPGERLRWFHAGGALLGLAGAVLVVSKGRAISIEPQYLTGYAAALFAALVWSSYSVLSRRFANVPTDIVVGFCFVAAALSGVAHLLFETTVWPDTPLQWLATIGLGLGPAGGAFYVWDYGVKHGDIQVLGASAYAAPLLSTGLLILAGISDFTLIIGAAALLITCGAVLASKDMLFGGKKG, encoded by the coding sequence ATGTCCCCCCGTCTCATTGCAACGCTGATCGGCTTTTCCGCCATCCTGATGTGGTCGCTTCTTGCCGTCTTTACGGTGTGGAGCGGAACGGTGCCGCCGTTCCAGCTGACCGCCCTGTCCTTTGTGGTTGGCGGTCTTGTGGGGCTTTTGAGCTGGATCCGTCGCCCCGGCGCCATCCGGGCGCTGCGGCAGCCGTGGCCGGTCTGGTGCCTCGGCGTGCTGGGCATTTTCGGCTACCATGCCGCCTACTATTTTGCCCTGCGGATGGCGCCGCCGGTTGAGGCCGGTCTGGTCAACTATCTCTGGCCGCTGCTGATCGTGGTGTTTTCGTCGTTTCTGCCCGGTGAGCGGCTGCGCTGGTTCCACGCCGGGGGCGCGCTGCTCGGTCTCGCCGGTGCGGTGCTGGTGGTCTCCAAGGGACGGGCGATTTCGATTGAACCGCAATATCTCACCGGCTATGCCGCCGCGCTGTTTGCGGCGCTGGTGTGGTCGAGCTACTCGGTGCTGTCGCGGCGCTTTGCCAATGTGCCAACCGACATTGTTGTCGGCTTCTGTTTTGTTGCTGCAGCTTTGAGTGGCGTAGCGCATCTGCTGTTCGAGACGACGGTCTGGCCGGATACGCCGCTGCAATGGCTGGCGACCATCGGGCTGGGGCTGGGGCCGGCTGGCGGTGCCTTCTATGTCTGGGACTATGGTGTCAAGCATGGCGACATTCAGGTGCTGGGGGCGTCGGCCTATGCCGCTCCGCTGCTTTCCACCGGGCTGCTTATTCTTGCCGGGATCTCCGATTTTACTCTGATCATCGGCGCGGCGGCGCTATTGATCACCTGTGGCGCCGTGCTGGCCTCCAAGGACATGCTGTTCGGCGGCAAGAAAGGCTGA
- a CDS encoding homoserine O-acetyltransferase, giving the protein MNSPTDSNKPGAGAKSREERAAEEALAPSSRSVTFGPDKPLKLDAGGELTPFTLAYETYGSPNEERSNAILVFHALTGDQYAASPSPVTGKPGWWSTMIGPGKPIDTDRYYVICSNVLGGCSGSTGPASINPATGKCYGLDLPLITIADMVRAQTMLVDYLGIDTLFSVIGGSMGGMQAMQWAAAYPERVKSAILIATASHHSSQNIALYEVGRQAVMADLDWHGGRYHDFGVTPRKGLAVARMAAHVTYMSEQSLQSKFGRNLQNSDHKAFSFDAEFEIESYLHHQGMTFVDRFDANSYLYVTRAMDYFDLAADYDGQLAKAFMGTKTRFCVVSFTSDWHFPTTASRTIVHALNAAGASVSFVEIDSDKGHDAFLLEEPEFFDAINGFLHAADRSAGLPETPVTKKDERS; this is encoded by the coding sequence ATGAACAGCCCGACCGACAGCAACAAACCGGGTGCCGGTGCGAAAAGTCGGGAAGAGCGCGCAGCCGAGGAAGCGCTGGCGCCTTCCAGCCGCAGTGTGACCTTCGGTCCGGACAAGCCGCTCAAGCTGGATGCAGGTGGCGAACTGACCCCCTTCACGCTCGCCTACGAGACCTATGGCAGCCCCAATGAAGAGCGCTCCAACGCCATTCTCGTCTTCCATGCGCTGACCGGCGACCAGTATGCCGCCTCCCCATCCCCCGTGACGGGCAAGCCTGGCTGGTGGTCAACGATGATCGGCCCGGGCAAGCCGATCGATACCGACCGCTACTATGTCATCTGTTCGAATGTGCTGGGCGGCTGTTCCGGCTCCACCGGTCCGGCTTCCATCAACCCGGCAACCGGCAAGTGCTATGGCCTTGATCTGCCCCTGATTACCATTGCTGACATGGTCCGCGCCCAGACGATGCTGGTGGACTATCTGGGTATCGACACCCTATTCAGCGTCATTGGCGGCTCCATGGGCGGCATGCAGGCCATGCAGTGGGCAGCGGCCTATCCGGAACGGGTCAAATCGGCCATCCTGATTGCCACCGCCTCGCACCATTCATCCCAGAATATCGCCTTATACGAAGTGGGTCGTCAGGCCGTGATGGCCGATCTGGACTGGCATGGCGGGCGCTATCACGACTTTGGTGTCACCCCGCGCAAGGGCCTCGCGGTTGCGCGCATGGCTGCCCATGTCACCTATATGTCCGAGCAGTCGTTGCAGAGCAAATTCGGGCGCAATCTGCAGAACAGCGACCACAAGGCCTTTTCCTTTGATGCCGAGTTCGAGATCGAGAGCTATCTGCACCATCAGGGCATGACCTTCGTCGACCGGTTCGACGCCAACTCCTATCTCTATGTTACGCGGGCCATGGACTATTTCGATCTGGCGGCAGACTATGACGGACAGCTGGCCAAGGCCTTCATGGGGACGAAGACCCGCTTCTGCGTGGTCTCCTTCACCTCCGACTGGCACTTCCCCACCACAGCCAGCCGCACCATCGTCCATGCCCTCAACGCAGCGGGCGCTTCAGTGAGCTTTGTCGAGATTGACAGCGACAAAGGCCATGACGCCTTCCTGCTTGAGGAACCGGAATTTTTCGACGCGATCAACGGCTTCCTGCATGCCGCCGACCGCAGTGCCGGGTTGCCCGAGACACCGGTGACCAAAAAGGACGAGCGCTCATGA
- a CDS encoding Lrp/AsnC family transcriptional regulator codes for MRRALDDLDRKLIRLLQADARLSTSEIGRKLDVARSTVHERIERLKREGVIDGFTVLLNSDPMEALNRAIVFVEIDPKLQGPIVKKLEDYPEISSCFTVNGAFDLSLIVEMPQLEDLDALLDEIGEIQGVVRTMTNIILAKKFDRRHTLINETAKKLFGSEPF; via the coding sequence ATGCGGCGTGCGCTAGATGATCTGGACAGAAAACTCATTCGCCTGTTGCAGGCGGATGCACGTCTTTCCACTTCCGAGATCGGCCGCAAACTCGATGTTGCCCGCTCAACGGTGCATGAGCGGATCGAACGGCTGAAGCGCGAAGGGGTGATTGACGGCTTTACGGTGCTGCTCAACAGCGATCCGATGGAAGCGCTCAACCGGGCTATCGTCTTTGTTGAGATCGACCCGAAACTGCAGGGGCCGATTGTCAAGAAGCTGGAAGACTACCCCGAGATTTCATCCTGCTTCACGGTGAACGGGGCGTTCGATCTGTCGCTGATCGTGGAGATGCCGCAGCTGGAAGACCTTGATGCCCTGCTGGACGAGATCGGCGAAATCCAGGGCGTGGTGCGGACGATGACCAACATCATTCTGGCCAAGAAATTCGACCGGCGGCACACCCTGATCAACGAGACCGCCAAGAAGCTGTTCGGCAGCGAGCCTTTCTAG
- the metW gene encoding methionine biosynthesis protein MetW, with translation MSNSEKKPLIVGGRADNTRIDFELVADLIEPGTKILDVGSDDGALLELLRDSRQVEGRGIELSQKGVNKGVARGLSIIQGDADEDLIYYPDDSFDYVILSQTIQATRNPRLVLEHLLRIGRKAIVSFPNFGHWRVRTDLLLHGTMPVNDYLPYTWYDTPNIHFCTVRDFVNLCREVDADIEKAHGLQGNGERISFSAPWWFWNLFAEQAIFLLSRKH, from the coding sequence ATGAGCAATTCAGAAAAGAAGCCGCTCATTGTCGGCGGCCGCGCCGACAACACCCGCATTGACTTCGAGCTGGTTGCCGACCTCATCGAGCCGGGCACCAAGATCCTCGATGTGGGCAGCGACGACGGCGCTCTGCTTGAACTGCTGCGCGACAGCCGCCAGGTGGAAGGCCGCGGGATCGAGCTGTCCCAGAAGGGCGTCAACAAAGGCGTGGCACGCGGGCTCTCTATCATTCAGGGCGACGCCGACGAAGACCTGATCTACTATCCCGATGACAGCTTCGACTATGTGATCCTCAGCCAGACCATCCAGGCCACCCGCAATCCCAGGCTGGTGCTGGAGCATCTGCTGCGCATCGGCCGCAAGGCGATTGTCTCCTTCCCCAATTTCGGCCACTGGCGAGTCCGCACCGACCTCTTGCTACACGGCACGATGCCGGTCAACGACTACCTGCCATACACATGGTATGACACACCGAACATCCATTTCTGCACGGTCAGGGATTTCGTCAATCTGTGCCGGGAAGTCGATGCCGACATCGAGAAGGCCCACGGGTTGCAGGGTAACGGCGAGCGCATTTCCTTCTCCGCCCCATGGTGGTTCTGGAACCTGTTCGCCGAGCAGGCCATCTTCCTGTTGAGCCGCAAGCACTGA
- the phbB gene encoding acetoacetyl-CoA reductase, whose translation MSKVAVVTGGTRGIGEAICIALKEAGFFVAANYGGNDESARAFTDRTGIKAYKWDVGDYDACQAGLKQVEQDLGIIDIVVNNAGITRDSMLHKMGLDQWHEAINVNLNSMYYMTKPIIDEMRARGHGRIINISSINGQKGQMGQTNYSAAKAGVIGFTKALAQEVARKGITVNCICPGYIDTDMVSAVPEKVLESIVANIPVGRLGQAEEIAAMVAFLASEQAAFITGSVMTINGGQYIANG comes from the coding sequence ATGTCCAAGGTTGCAGTCGTAACGGGCGGGACAAGAGGAATAGGCGAAGCAATCTGCATCGCCCTGAAGGAGGCCGGCTTTTTCGTTGCTGCCAATTATGGTGGCAATGATGAAAGCGCGCGGGCTTTTACCGATCGCACCGGCATCAAGGCCTATAAGTGGGATGTCGGCGACTACGATGCCTGTCAGGCTGGCCTGAAGCAGGTTGAGCAGGATCTCGGGATCATCGACATTGTGGTCAACAATGCAGGTATCACGCGGGACAGCATGCTGCACAAGATGGGGCTGGACCAGTGGCACGAGGCCATCAATGTCAACCTCAACTCGATGTATTACATGACCAAGCCGATCATCGACGAGATGCGGGCAAGGGGCCATGGGCGGATCATCAACATCTCGTCCATCAATGGCCAGAAGGGGCAGATGGGCCAGACCAACTATTCGGCGGCCAAGGCCGGGGTCATCGGCTTTACCAAGGCGCTGGCCCAGGAAGTGGCTCGCAAGGGGATCACGGTCAACTGCATCTGCCCGGGCTATATCGATACGGACATGGTGTCTGCGGTGCCGGAAAAGGTACTGGAGAGCATCGTGGCCAATATCCCTGTCGGACGGCTCGGTCAGGCTGAGGAAATCGCAGCCATGGTTGCCTTTCTGGCATCCGAGCAGGCGGCCTTCATTACCGGTTCGGTGATGACGATCAACGGTGGTCAGTATATCGCGAATGGCTAA
- a CDS encoding ATP-binding cassette domain-containing protein, translated as MTHSAPLLAGTDISVRADGKTLLDNVSVSVSANEIVTIIGPNGGGKTTLLKALLGLLPIASGTVKRKKKLNLGYVPQKLVIDRTLPLTVKRLMQLTGRYSHDQIIAALGETGVAHKLNDNIHSLSGGEMQRVLLARAIIRKPELMVLDEPVQGVDYLGEIALYQLIETIRNKYNCGILLVSHDLHMVMRASNRVICLNTHVCCSGQPTVVEQSPDYQRLFGTRGLQTMAPYGHRHGHFHDMEPEGPAPLVASPGEDAHCSTAGHHHHEDHEGHHHAG; from the coding sequence GTGACTCATTCCGCCCCCCTACTCGCTGGAACCGACATATCGGTCCGCGCTGATGGCAAGACCTTGTTGGACAATGTCTCCGTTTCGGTGAGTGCAAATGAAATTGTAACGATCATCGGCCCCAACGGCGGCGGCAAGACGACCCTGCTGAAGGCCCTACTGGGGCTGCTGCCCATCGCATCCGGAACCGTCAAGCGCAAGAAAAAGCTCAATCTGGGCTATGTGCCGCAAAAGCTGGTCATCGACAGGACCCTGCCCCTGACAGTCAAGCGGCTGATGCAGCTGACCGGCCGCTATTCCCACGACCAGATCATCGCCGCTCTGGGTGAGACCGGTGTGGCACACAAGCTCAACGACAATATCCATTCCCTTTCCGGCGGCGAGATGCAGCGCGTACTGCTAGCCCGCGCCATCATCCGCAAGCCGGAACTGATGGTGCTCGACGAGCCAGTGCAGGGCGTCGACTATCTGGGCGAGATCGCGCTCTACCAGCTCATTGAAACCATCCGCAACAAATACAATTGCGGCATCCTGCTGGTCTCCCATGACCTGCATATGGTGATGCGCGCCTCCAACCGGGTCATCTGCCTCAACACCCATGTATGCTGTTCCGGCCAGCCGACCGTCGTCGAGCAGAGCCCCGACTATCAGCGCCTGTTCGGCACGCGCGGCCTGCAGACGATGGCTCCCTATGGCCACCGGCATGGCCATTTCCATGATATGGAACCGGAAGGGCCCGCGCCGCTCGTGGCCAGTCCGGGCGAGGATGCCCATTGCAGCACGGCTGGCCATCACCACCACGAGGATCACGAAGGACACCACCATGCTGGATGA
- a CDS encoding metal ABC transporter permease → MLDDFFMRALLGGIGIALVSGPLGCFIVWRRMAYFGETMSHAALLGIALSLMMDLLPFWGVFAISIAIALALYGLEKLDRLSSDTLLGILSHASLSIGLISLGFMAWLRVDVMTLLFGDILSITRGDLALIWGGGVVVLGLLLLHWQSLLAATVSNDIASAEGLPTRRANLVFILLIALVIAVAMKLIGALLITSLLIIPAASARQFARSPETMAILAALMACLAAILGLNMSLLWDSNPGPSIVLGAFLLFLLSLVLAPLVRALRTR, encoded by the coding sequence ATGCTGGATGACTTTTTCATGCGCGCCCTGCTCGGCGGCATAGGCATTGCTCTGGTGTCCGGCCCCCTTGGCTGCTTCATCGTCTGGCGCCGCATGGCCTATTTCGGCGAAACCATGTCTCATGCAGCCCTGCTCGGCATTGCGCTCAGCCTGATGATGGACCTTCTGCCCTTCTGGGGGGTGTTTGCCATTTCGATCGCCATTGCGCTGGCGCTTTACGGCCTTGAAAAACTGGACCGACTGTCAAGCGATACCCTGCTCGGCATCCTGTCCCACGCTTCCCTGTCCATAGGCCTCATTTCACTCGGCTTCATGGCGTGGCTGCGGGTCGACGTCATGACCCTGCTGTTCGGCGACATCCTGTCGATCACCCGCGGCGATCTGGCACTCATCTGGGGCGGTGGCGTCGTTGTGCTTGGCCTGTTGCTGCTGCACTGGCAGAGCCTGCTGGCCGCTACCGTCAGCAACGACATTGCATCGGCCGAGGGTCTGCCGACGCGGCGGGCCAATCTGGTGTTCATCCTGCTGATTGCGCTGGTCATAGCGGTGGCCATGAAGCTGATTGGTGCCCTGCTCATCACATCGCTGCTGATCATCCCGGCCGCCAGTGCCAGGCAGTTTGCCCGCAGCCCGGAAACAATGGCCATTCTGGCGGCCCTCATGGCCTGTCTTGCGGCCATTCTGGGGCTGAACATGTCGCTGCTGTGGGATTCAAATCCCGGCCCGTCCATCGTGTTGGGGGCATTCCTGCTGTTCCTGCTGTCGCTGGTCCTTGCACCACTGGTGCGCGCCCTGCGCACACGATAA
- the gloB gene encoding hydroxyacylglutathione hydrolase, which yields MPQQPLETKLIACRSDNYAVLAHDREANLTFLVDVPESNAIRAALKETGWTLTHILITHHHYDHVEGLSAIKAETGAKVYGPAESAEKIGHIDEALSDGDSFKFGSQKVFVLGTPGHTLDHICYWLPAAQLAFTGDTLFAMGCGRVFEGTLRDMWFSVDKLAKLPPETTVFCGHEYTEANGNFCLSIEPDNEVLKQRVEEIRELRAKGLPTIPTSILDELSTNSFLRANDEDVKASLGMSGAEDWKVFAEIRTRKDKA from the coding sequence ATGCCGCAGCAACCCCTTGAAACAAAACTCATTGCCTGCCGCTCGGACAATTACGCTGTACTGGCTCACGACCGGGAGGCCAATCTGACGTTTCTTGTGGACGTACCTGAATCCAACGCCATCAGAGCGGCCTTGAAGGAAACCGGCTGGACCCTGACGCATATTCTGATCACCCACCACCATTATGACCATGTGGAAGGTCTCTCGGCCATCAAGGCGGAAACGGGTGCCAAAGTCTATGGCCCGGCAGAAAGCGCCGAAAAGATCGGCCATATCGACGAGGCCCTGTCCGATGGCGACAGCTTCAAGTTCGGCTCCCAGAAGGTCTTTGTGCTTGGCACGCCGGGCCACACGCTCGATCATATCTGCTACTGGCTGCCCGCCGCTCAACTGGCCTTTACCGGTGACACGCTGTTCGCCATGGGCTGTGGCCGGGTGTTCGAGGGCACGCTCAGAGACATGTGGTTCTCCGTCGACAAGCTGGCCAAGCTGCCGCCCGAGACCACGGTTTTCTGCGGCCATGAATATACCGAGGCCAATGGCAATTTCTGCCTCAGCATCGAGCCGGATAATGAAGTGCTCAAGCAGCGGGTCGAGGAAATCAGGGAGTTGCGCGCCAAGGGCCTGCCGACCATACCGACCAGCATTCTGGACGAACTGAGCACCAACAGTTTCCTGCGGGCCAATGACGAGGACGTCAAGGCCTCTCTGGGCATGTCTGGTGCCGAAGACTGGAAGGTTTTCGCCGAAATCCGCACCCGCAAGGACAAGGCCTGA